The following DNA comes from Luteolibacter flavescens.
CGGCCTCGCTTCCATGTTGCGCGCGCAGATCAATACCGCCGACGCGCTGAAGTACTATGGCCAGGGCCTGCAAGACAAGCCGATGGCGGACGCGCTGATGAAGATCCGCGAGGAGATCAATGCCGGTGTTACCGTACATGAGGCCTTCCGCCGCACGGGCCGCTTCTCGGACATGGTCGTCGGCCTCATCCAGGCCGGTAGCGATGCCGGCCAGCTCCACCAGGCATTCGGAGCCTTGGCCACCCGCTTCACCAGCGAGATGATTTTCACGAAGGCGATCCGCAAGGCGACCGTGATGCCCTGTGCCGTGATCTCCGTGCTGCTCGGTGCCTTCATCTTCTCGCAGGTCAGCATCGTCCCGCAGGTGCAGGACATGCTCAAGTCCGTGTCCCAGAAGCCCGATGGCATGACCGCCATCGCCTTCAAGGTCAGCGCCATCACCAAGGCCGTCTGGCCCTTCGTCGTCACCGGCATCATCGCATCGGCAATCACCATCTGGCGGTCCGAGAAGGTGCGGAACATCATCCTCGGCATCGCGATGTCGAAGTGGCGCCTGCTCCGCCTCATGATCATGAGCCTGCGGCAGATGACCTTCCTCTCCACGATGAAGATGCTCCACGCAAATGGCATCAACCTCGCCAAGTCCATCCGCGTGTCCGCGAACAGCGTGAAGGGCACCCCCTTCTACCAGGAACTGCGCGACGCCGCCGACAAGTACGAGCACTCGGGCGTGCCGCTCTCCACCGCATTCTCGAAGTACACCTCGGTGGACTCGCAGGTGGTCCACATGATGTCCATCGGCGAGAAGTCCGCATCGCTGGACTCCCAGCTCGACATGCTCTCAACCATGTACGAGGAGGACGCCCAGAACTACATGACCAGCTTCACCGCCGCGGTGAATTTCCTCGTGCTCATCATCGCCGTCGGCCTCATCGCCGCCGTCTTCATCGGAACCTTCCTGCCGATCTTCCTGATGGGTCCGAAGATGATGAACAGCAAGATGTGACGTCTACTCCCGATACCCCATGCAACTGACTCGACTCGATCGCTGGCTAAGGGAGCGCTTCGTCTATGAGACGCACGTTTACACGCTCCGCGTACCGGAGGCCTTGCCCCCGGGAGTAATCGCGGAAGAGTTGCCGGAGTCCCCGGGCCGGCGCTTCAAGCACCGCTTCATCGTCCGCAGCGATGCCACCGTGCAGGCGCTCATCGAGCAATTGCGCGAGGGCAACCTGATGTTCACCACCCGCGTGGTGGACCGCGAGGAGTGGTATGTTCCGCTCATCGCCCCGCAGGGAAAGTCCATCACCTGGTGGTTCATCTGGCTCGGCGTCACTGCCGCCGCCGTCTTCGGTCTCGTTCATCTCGGCCGCATCGCCTGGGCAAATCCCGAGCTGCGCAAGAACGTCAACGAGGCCATCGAGATCCTGAAGGGCTGACGACCCCGATTCTGCCAGGGGACATATTACCCTGCAAATCGTTCACACTTCCGGCTTTTCAAGCTTCCTTTAGTAATCTAGCCTCATCCGTCCCATGAAATCCCGCTCCCATGCCCACTCGTCCCGCAGCGGATTCACGCTGCTGGAGTTGACGATGGTCATCTCGGTGATGCTCCTGCTCATCACCGTCGGACTGAAGGCCAACAGCGGATTCAAGAATTGGAAGCTCGCCCGTGAAGCGTCCGACACGCTGCGGACCGTGTATGTCGCCCAGCGCACGTTCCTGGCCGACAATCCCACCGTCCCGGTCACGTCGCTGACGCACGCCCAGCTCCTGCCCTACATCCAGAACAGTCCTGCCGCTTTCCCGACAGCCACGGCGATCAACGGATCAGCCCTGAATATTTTCGTGGGCGTCTCGCCCCCGTTTTTTACCACCACAGGCGTGGTCTCCGGCACGAATCCGCCTGTCCGCTACGATCCATCCGGCTCCCTCACCGACTCCCTGTGGGATGTAGGCGAATGAAGACCTCCCTGCTCGCCGCTCTCCTGGCCACGGTCCTGCCGCTTTCTGCGGCCACCGACGATGGCTTCGAGTCATTCGGCGAGTATGAGATCCGCAGCCAGATGAAGATCACCGGGAATGGCAAGGTGGTCCAAGTGCCGATCAAGCCTCTCAAGCTCACCGTCACTTCCGACGGCGTCACCATCCGCGTGTCTTCCGCAGGGAAGTCCGATGCGTGGTCTACCTTCAAAATCTACCGGTCCGATGGCATCGGCCGGCAGAAGACCACCGGCGGCCCGCTGGAAGTGGTGCCGGGCGTACAGGCCACGAGCGATCACCGCGGCGTGCACAAGCACCTGCGCCTGACCCGCGACACCCTCACGCTGACGGTCTTCCCGGGAGTCTCCGACCAGACCGTCGTCACCCACGCCGTCCTCGCCCCCTCCCCCAC
Coding sequences within:
- a CDS encoding type II secretion system F family protein, with protein sequence MSSASVTAKPGKTAAPAGAAGKPPAAAQGSFSFLKPAGAKPFTKKQLVAMFRGLASMLRAQINTADALKYYGQGLQDKPMADALMKIREEINAGVTVHEAFRRTGRFSDMVVGLIQAGSDAGQLHQAFGALATRFTSEMIFTKAIRKATVMPCAVISVLLGAFIFSQVSIVPQVQDMLKSVSQKPDGMTAIAFKVSAITKAVWPFVVTGIIASAITIWRSEKVRNIILGIAMSKWRLLRLMIMSLRQMTFLSTMKMLHANGINLAKSIRVSANSVKGTPFYQELRDAADKYEHSGVPLSTAFSKYTSVDSQVVHMMSIGEKSASLDSQLDMLSTMYEEDAQNYMTSFTAAVNFLVLIIAVGLIAAVFIGTFLPIFLMGPKMMNSKM
- a CDS encoding type II secretion system protein, whose amino-acid sequence is MKSRSHAHSSRSGFTLLELTMVISVMLLLITVGLKANSGFKNWKLAREASDTLRTVYVAQRTFLADNPTVPVTSLTHAQLLPYIQNSPAAFPTATAINGSALNIFVGVSPPFFTTTGVVSGTNPPVRYDPSGSLTDSLWDVGE